A window of Babylonia areolata isolate BAREFJ2019XMU chromosome 2, ASM4173473v1, whole genome shotgun sequence contains these coding sequences:
- the LOC143279371 gene encoding organic cation transporter protein-like translates to MEELYQYLGEWGSYQTRVFLLLVLPVVSKGMQSMMVVIIFHIPHHRCQIPSWQGDTYAIQNEEHRLVVNQTIPMEHSDDSSYSQCSIFTRGNHSTVTNHSEESRQLQDCHAWVYDTSEVETSVISQFDLVCEKNVFRAHLNMGFFLGTFFGALVTGYLCDWCGRRTVFYISNVIGLALGMACAFPPNVEVVTVYRVLSGILGSSIYCSAFVLVMELVGPQKRTRAATMVTIIWLMGPFLVDALSFLLRQWRYLQIASVSPLVLCLGHWWLLPESPRWLLMKKKTKAALKMIHKIARVNKTEFSPSLETIAKLQQEPRADRNENIMSTVLQLVRYPRLVIVTIIIFFNWAVVTMTFYGISLNVGNLGGSLRINFFVSCTVELIGYVLGWVLLERLGRKRSHCCFMLTAGLACLATILTVSFGGQELQWVTTALAMLGKLGISASFTAVYLISAEIFPTVIRNLGMGCSSGCGGIGSILSPYVADLALYVGGRFGRAVPLVIFGGLALLAGLLALYLPETLNRTLPDTLEDAVNFMKKPLEKKEEKGIDVNEELEKQEPCQSSLLSETTPV, encoded by the exons ATGGAAGAACTGTACCAATACCTCGGGGAGTGGGGGTCATACCAGACccgtgtcttcctcctccttgtcctcccagTGGTCTCCAAGGGTATGCAGTCTATGATGGTTGTCATCATCTTCCACATTCCCCACCACAG ATGCCAGATCCCAAGCTGGCAGGGCGACACTTACGCCATTCAGAACGAAGAGCACAGACTGGTGGTGAACCAGACCATTCCCATGGAGCACAGTGACGACTCCAGCTATTCCCAGTGCTCCATCTTCACACGTGGGAACCACAGCACTGTCACCAATCACAGTGAAGAAAGCCGCCAGCTGCAAGACTGCCATGCATGGGTCTATGATACGTCCGAAGTGGAGACATCCGTCATTAGTCAG tttgatcTGGTATGTGAGAAGAATGTTTTCAGAGCTCATCTCAACATGGGCTTTTTCCTGGGCACATTCTTTGGCGCCCTTGTCACGGGCTACCTGTGTGACTG GTGTGGCAGAAGGACAGTTTTCTACATCAGCAACGTGATTGGTCTGGCTTTAGGCATGGCTTGTGCCTTTCCGCCCAATGTAGAGGTCGTCACTGTCTACCGTGTCCTATCGGGAATCCTGGGAAGTTCCATTTATTGTTCGGCTTTTGTGCTGG TGATGGAGCTCGTAGGACCACAGAAACGAACAAGGGCAGCCACCATGGTGACCATCATATGGCTGATGGGTCCCTTCCTGGTGGATGCTCTGTCCTTCCTGCTGAGACAATGGCGCTACCTGCAGATTGCCAGCGTTTCTCCTTTAGTCCTCTGCTTGGGTCACTGGTG GCTGTTGCCAGAATCTCCTCGGTGGcttctgatgaagaagaagacaaaagcagCGCTGAAGATGATACACAAAATAGCACGTGTCAACAAAacagaattttctccttctctggAGACCATTGCAAAGCTTCAACAAGAGCCCAGAGCAGACAGGAATGAAAATATCATGTCCACTGTGCTTCAGCTGGTCAGGTATCCACGGCTGGTTATTGtgaccatcatcatctttttcaacTG GGCTGTTGTTACGATGACCTTCTATGGCATATCTCTAAACGTTGGCAACCTGGGTGGAAGTCTGCGCATCAACTTCTTTGTGTCCTGTACGGTGGAGCTGATAGGTTACGTGCTGGGCTGGGTGTTGCTGGAACGGCTGGGAAGGAAACGCTCTCACTGCTGTTTCATGCTGACAGCTGGCCTGGCCTGTCTGGCTACCATACTGACTGTGTCCTTTGGAGGCCAAG agttACAGTGGGTCACGACAGCTCTGGCCATGCTGGGAAAGCTGGGAATATCTGCGTCCTTCACAGCTGTTTATCTCATCTCTGCTGAGATCTTCCCCACAGTCATCCGTAACCTGGGTATGGGCTGCAGCTCGGGGTGTGGAGGAATTGGCAGTATTTTGTCACCCTATGTAGCAGACCTG GCCCTGTATGTCGGAGGACGGTTTGGCCGTGCTGTGCCGCTGGTTATCTTTGGGGGACTTGCTCTTCTGGCTGGACTGTTGGCACTTTACTTGCCGGAAACCTTGAACCGTACGCTGCCAGACACACTGGAAGATGCCGTCAACTTCATGAA AAAACCCcttgagaagaaagaagaaaaagggattGACGTAAATGAAGAACTCGAGAAGCAAGAGCCATGCCAAAGTTCTCTTCTGTCAGAAACCACACCAGTTTGA